GAATATCCGGCTGCCGGTGATAAACGGCCTCATGGCGATTTCATCCTCCACCTGGCGTACCGTATCTATAGATATGGTCTGTTTGTCTTCAGGAACTTCGTTTACGTGCAGGTTGGGATGAGCCCCTTTTTCCGCCCAGTTGCATGACCGGCATTGGCCAACCGCCCGGCTGGCCCGTTCGGACGGGCATCCCGTGCCTTTGTCGCATAACAATACCCTGGCCAGCGCCAGGGCGAAATGAAGCTTGCCCACGCCCTCCGGCCCGGCGAAAAGATACGTATGCCCCAAACGCTTTGAATCTATCGCCTTGCTAAATATCTCCGCGGCCGGTTCCTGTCCAATAACACCGCTGAATCCTTTATTCATATATATTATTTTAACCGCAGTTTCCTAGCCACGATATTTACCAGCTCTTTATGGACCTGGCTGACCGGCCGGTCCGCGTCAATCAGCGCCGAATTTGCGCCCGAACGGCCCAGCGCCCTGAAACCCAGCCGGACCTTGCGGTGGAAAGCCAGTTTTTTCCTCTCCATCCGGTCAAACGAGCTCCTGACGCCTTTCTTGATCCGGTTCAATCCAGCATCAGACTTGATATCCAAAATAACCAGGGCGTCCGGCTTCAGTCCGCACGTGGCGATCTCGCACATTTGCATTATGCTGTTGCGGTTGATTCCTCCGCCGTAACCCTGATAAGCGATGGTTGATGACAGGAACCTGTCCGCGATAACGGTTTTGCCCAGCCGTAATGCCGGTATGATGACATCGGCCACCAGTTGCGCCCGGCTGGCCATATACAGGAAAAGCTCCGTTTCCGGAGTCATCCGCTTATTGCGCGTATCCAGCAGTATCCGCCTGATCTGTTCGCTGATGGCGGTCGAGCCCGGTTCGCGCACCACACAAACATTATGGCCGCGGCGCTTCAGGTAACCGGCCAGCAGCTTCACCTGGGTCGATTTACCTGAACCATCCGGGCCGTCTATGACAATAAACTTTCCCTGTTTCATATTAATCAATAAAAATTACTTACAACACCCATAAAGTCAAGTATTTTCTCTTGACGCCGGTTGCAAAAAGAATAAAATAGCGCGGAAATGAATCAAAGAATACTCGGCATTGACCCGGGCACGCTGGTAGTCGGATACTGCATCCTTGATATAACCGGCATTAATAACAAATCCCGGATTGTCGAATACGGCATAGTCAAAGCCTCCACTAAAGATAACAAAGATTTAGGAAGCCGGCTTAACAAGATATACCAGGAACTAACCGAGATAATCAAGCTCCACAAACCGACCGCGATGGCGCTGGAAAACGTCTTCTACGCCAAGGACGTCCAGGCAATGGTCAAGCTGGGCGAAGGCCGGGCCATCGCTATCCTGGCCGCGGCGCAAGCCGGTATCCCCCTCTTTGAATACTCGCCGGCCGAGGTCAAGAAGTCCGTCACCGGCAACGGCCGGGCCGATAAGACCCAGGTGGCCGAGATGGTCAAGCACATCCTGGGATTATCCGAAATTCCCAAACCGGCTGACGCCTCCGACGCCATCGCCATCGCTCTCTGCCATACCCATCGAACTCTCTAACCACTGAAGGCACTGAAATCACTGAATTCAATCTTGATCTGTGGCTCCGTGGTTATCTTCCTTCCCCTAAAAAATAATTATTCGCGCTTTCGTGTAGATTCGTGTTCATTCGTGGTTAAATTTGGCTCAGCGGCGTTGCCGCATCACCTCGGCCAGCACGATGGCCGTAGAATGGCTCAATGACAGGGACGGCACTTCTTTTGGATTTGCGTGTTTATCCGGATTAAGCGGCATGGGAATGGTGAAAAATCCGCTGCATAATTCCCTGAGCGCACCGGACAACCCGCGTTTTTCGCCACCCAACGCCATTACCACCGGCCCGGTGAAATCGATGTCATACATCGTCCGCCGTACCCGGGGCATCGCACCGAAAACCTTGAGACCGGATTTCTTCAGTTCGGGCAGGATATCGGATTCCCTTTCCACCTTGACTAACGGCATCCATTCATAAACGCCGGCCGAGGCGCGCGAAACGGCCAGCTGGTCGAAATTCCAGATATGCTTCTTCAGCAAGACCGCGTCCACGCCTATCGCCCCGGCCGTGCGGAGGATGAATCCCAGGTTCTGCTCGTCTTCAACGCCTTCCAATAACAGCAGGAACGGAGACACTTTTGACTTCTTTACCAAAGTCAGCAATTCCTCCGGCTTGGTCAGCGGCCTGTTTGAAGCAAGCGCAATCAGGCCGGCGTGAGTGCCGCCCTTGCTCATCTTGTCCAGCTCTTCCGGCGAACAGGTCTTGACCGGCACGCCCTGCTGTTCGGCCAAAGCAATGACATCCTGCGTCTTCTCGCGATGAGCGCTCCAGGACACCAGAATCAATTCAAACCTTCTCTGGCGCGCCTGTAACGCCGAAAGAATACACTGTCTGCCTTCAAGTTGTTCTGACATATCAATCAATCATCGCATTCTTTTATCCGGCTGTCAAGCTTAGCCACGGATTAACACGGATGAATTACAAACACTAATGCACTCGAATAGACACAAATAATTTATTATTTTCACTATTTCGGTCTTTCGTGGTCGAAATTAATCTTAATCAATGGCCTCCGTGTCCTCTGTGGCTGAATTGAGCAGCTATTTGGACTTGCCCGACCTGGGATGTGCTTTGTCGTAGACCTCTTTGAGCCGGGTAGTGGTGACGTGGGTATATATCTGGGTGGTAGAGATGCTCCGATGGCCAAGCAATTCCTGGACGCCGCGCAAATCGGCGCCGTGGTCCAACAGGTGCGTGGCAAACGTATGGCGTAAAGTATGCGGCGATATCTTGCGGTTATTCAGGCCGCTCAACCCGGCATAAAGCGTGATATTACGCCGGATGCTCCGGTCCGTCAGGTGTGCCG
This Candidatus Brocadiia bacterium DNA region includes the following protein-coding sequences:
- the tmk gene encoding dTMP kinase translates to MKQGKFIVIDGPDGSGKSTQVKLLAGYLKRRGHNVCVVREPGSTAISEQIRRILLDTRNKRMTPETELFLYMASRAQLVADVIIPALRLGKTVIADRFLSSTIAYQGYGGGINRNSIMQMCEIATCGLKPDALVILDIKSDAGLNRIKKGVRSSFDRMERKKLAFHRKVRLGFRALGRSGANSALIDADRPVSQVHKELVNIVARKLRLK
- the ruvC gene encoding crossover junction endodeoxyribonuclease RuvC, with amino-acid sequence MNQRILGIDPGTLVVGYCILDITGINNKSRIVEYGIVKASTKDNKDLGSRLNKIYQELTEIIKLHKPTAMALENVFYAKDVQAMVKLGEGRAIAILAAAQAGIPLFEYSPAEVKKSVTGNGRADKTQVAEMVKHILGLSEIPKPADASDAIAIALCHTHRTL
- a CDS encoding RNA methyltransferase is translated as MSEQLEGRQCILSALQARQRRFELILVSWSAHREKTQDVIALAEQQGVPVKTCSPEELDKMSKGGTHAGLIALASNRPLTKPEELLTLVKKSKVSPFLLLLEGVEDEQNLGFILRTAGAIGVDAVLLKKHIWNFDQLAVSRASAGVYEWMPLVKVERESDILPELKKSGLKVFGAMPRVRRTMYDIDFTGPVVMALGGEKRGLSGALRELCSGFFTIPMPLNPDKHANPKEVPSLSLSHSTAIVLAEVMRQRR